Proteins encoded by one window of Pseudomonas coleopterorum:
- the pabB gene encoding aminodeoxychorismate synthase component I: MPTCLLHALPYLANPAPYFAVVRHAPGAVLLDSAQPIAQRGRFDLISAWPLQTLSVQPDESGQQYLHRARQALAGLGQAQLPDGCELPFAGGLIGYLSYDFGRRLENLPHPNHDDLDLPHASLGLYGWALISDHQRQTSHLMFHPALQACERQRLIELFGQPARDQAQPFRLQSPMTPDQTPEQYRRAFETVQAYIQAGDCYQVNLTQRFRAACAGDPWTAYQAVRAACSTPFSGYLQLNTGAALLSFSPERFIKVTAGQVETRPIKGTRPRSLDPEEDARHGRELLASAKDRSENLMIVDLLRNDLGRTCRIGSVRVPQLFALESYPNVHHLVSAVTGELAADRDCLDLIAGSFPGGSITGAPKIRAMQIIDEVEPTQRAIYCGSLLYLDVRGEMDSSIAIRTLLIKDDQVCCWGGGAIVADSQWQAEYEESIFKVKVLLDTLAGL; this comes from the coding sequence ATGCCGACCTGCTTGCTCCACGCCCTGCCCTACCTGGCCAATCCGGCGCCCTATTTCGCCGTGGTCCGCCACGCCCCCGGCGCGGTACTGCTCGACAGTGCGCAGCCGATTGCCCAACGCGGCCGCTTCGACCTGATCAGCGCCTGGCCTCTGCAGACGCTCAGCGTTCAACCCGATGAATCCGGCCAGCAGTATCTGCACCGTGCGCGCCAGGCATTGGCCGGATTGGGTCAGGCGCAATTGCCCGATGGCTGCGAACTACCGTTCGCCGGCGGCCTGATCGGCTACCTGAGCTACGATTTCGGCCGCCGGCTGGAGAACCTGCCACACCCCAACCACGACGATCTCGACCTGCCGCACGCCAGCCTCGGCCTGTATGGCTGGGCCCTGATCAGCGACCATCAGCGGCAGACCAGCCACCTGATGTTCCATCCCGCGCTGCAGGCCTGCGAACGGCAACGCCTGATCGAGCTGTTCGGCCAACCGGCCCGGGATCAGGCGCAGCCCTTCCGCTTGCAGTCGCCGATGACGCCGGATCAGACCCCGGAGCAGTATCGACGGGCATTCGAGACGGTGCAGGCCTACATCCAGGCGGGCGATTGCTATCAGGTCAACCTTACCCAGCGCTTTCGTGCGGCCTGCGCCGGGGATCCCTGGACCGCCTATCAGGCAGTACGCGCCGCCTGCTCCACGCCGTTTTCCGGCTATCTGCAACTGAACACCGGCGCGGCCCTGTTGAGCTTCTCCCCGGAGCGCTTCATCAAGGTCACGGCCGGCCAGGTGGAAACCCGGCCGATCAAGGGCACCCGCCCGCGCAGCCTCGACCCTGAAGAGGATGCACGCCATGGCCGCGAACTGCTGGCCAGTGCCAAGGACCGCTCGGAAAACCTGATGATCGTCGACCTGCTGCGCAACGACCTGGGCCGCACCTGCCGGATCGGCTCGGTGCGGGTGCCGCAGCTGTTCGCCCTGGAAAGCTACCCGAACGTGCATCATCTTGTCAGCGCCGTCACCGGTGAGCTGGCAGCGGACAGGGACTGCCTGGACCTGATCGCAGGCAGCTTTCCCGGTGGTTCGATCACCGGCGCACCGAAGATCCGCGCTATGCAGATCATCGACGAAGTGGAACCGACCCAGCGTGCGATCTACTGCGGCTCGTTGCTGTACCTGGATGTGCGCGGCGAAATGGACAGCTCGATCGCTATCCGTACGCTACTGATCAAGGACGACCAGGTGTGCTGCTGGGGCGGCGGCGCGATCGTGGCCGACTCCCAGTGGCAAGCCGAATACGAGGAATCGATCTTCAAGGTCAAGGTCTTGCTGGACACCCTGGCCGGGCTCTGA
- a CDS encoding phosphoadenylyl-sulfate reductase: MSQPFDVAEMATTYANKSPQDILKLAFAHFGDDLWISFSGAEDVVLVDMAWKLNKNVKVFSLDTGRLHPETYRFIEQVREHYKITIELVSPDNALLDPFVKEKGLFSFYRDGHGECCGIRKIEPLRRKLSTVSAWATGQRRDQSPGTRSQVAAVEVDGAFSTPERTLYKFNPLAQMSSEEVWGYIRMLELPYNSLHERGFISIGCEPCTRPVLPNQHEREGRWWWEEATQKECGLHAGNLITKA, from the coding sequence ATGAGCCAGCCCTTCGATGTCGCCGAAATGGCGACGACCTACGCCAACAAGTCCCCCCAGGACATTCTCAAGCTCGCCTTCGCCCACTTCGGCGACGACCTCTGGATTTCCTTCAGCGGCGCCGAAGACGTGGTGCTGGTGGACATGGCCTGGAAACTGAACAAGAACGTCAAGGTGTTCAGCCTGGACACCGGTCGCCTGCACCCGGAAACCTACCGGTTCATCGAACAGGTGCGCGAGCACTACAAGATCACCATCGAACTGGTCTCACCGGACAATGCGTTGCTGGATCCTTTCGTCAAGGAAAAGGGCCTGTTCAGCTTCTATCGCGACGGCCACGGCGAGTGCTGCGGCATCCGCAAGATCGAACCGCTGCGGCGCAAGCTCTCGACCGTCAGCGCCTGGGCCACCGGCCAGCGGCGCGACCAGAGTCCCGGAACACGCAGCCAGGTCGCGGCAGTTGAGGTGGACGGCGCGTTCTCGACGCCTGAGCGCACGCTGTACAAGTTCAACCCCCTGGCGCAGATGAGCAGTGAAGAAGTGTGGGGTTACATCCGCATGCTGGAACTGCCCTACAACAGCCTGCACGAGCGCGGCTTCATCAGCATTGGCTGCGAGCCGTGCACACGCCCGGTCCTGCCCAACCAGCACGAGCGCGAGGGGCGCTGGTGGTGGGAGGAAGCCAC